A stretch of the Ensifer sp. PDNC004 genome encodes the following:
- a CDS encoding AzlC family ABC transporter permease, whose product MKKDEFWEGVRGGFPIMLAASPFGALFGALAVDNGFTIADAVFMSATVYAGASQMVGIELFGNHVQPWLVVLSVFAVNFRHVLYSASIAKYVRHFTFGQKFLAFFLLVDPQYAETEKRGERGLPITFAWYLGFGLIIYVPWIINTLVGAIFGQMIGDPKAIGLDVLLPVYFMGLVMGFRKRDRFLPIVIVSGLASVAGMHFVGSPWHVSIGALAGILLAAILPPSGQAAAPAVEKEA is encoded by the coding sequence GGCGCGCTGTTCGGGGCGCTTGCGGTCGATAACGGTTTTACCATTGCCGATGCGGTTTTCATGAGCGCGACCGTCTATGCCGGCGCCAGCCAGATGGTCGGCATCGAGCTCTTCGGCAACCATGTCCAGCCCTGGCTGGTGGTGCTCTCGGTCTTTGCCGTCAACTTCCGCCACGTGCTCTATTCGGCCTCGATCGCCAAATATGTCCGGCACTTCACCTTCGGGCAGAAGTTCCTCGCCTTCTTCCTGCTGGTCGATCCGCAATATGCCGAGACCGAGAAGCGCGGTGAGCGCGGCTTGCCGATCACCTTTGCCTGGTATCTCGGCTTCGGGCTGATCATCTACGTTCCCTGGATCATCAACACGCTGGTCGGCGCGATCTTCGGGCAGATGATCGGCGATCCCAAGGCAATCGGCCTCGATGTGCTCTTGCCGGTCTATTTCATGGGCCTTGTCATGGGCTTCCGCAAGCGGGACCGGTTCCTGCCGATCGTCATCGTCTCGGGGCTGGCTTCCGTCGCCGGCATGCATTTCGTCGGCTCGCCCTGGCATGTCAGCATCGGCGCGCTCGCCGGCATCTTGCTCGCCGCCATCCTGCCGCCAAGCGGACAGGCTGCAGCGCCGGCTGTCGAGAAGGAGGCATGA
- a CDS encoding AzlD family protein, producing MDPQHLNLIYLIVAAAVATFLTRVGGYILITQMKQIPPRLEAALNAVPAAVLTTLVAPAFVYGGLDVTIAMFIAFAIALGLNLSTLRMLVIGWVVVMVIRHLVM from the coding sequence ATGGATCCGCAGCACCTGAACCTCATCTATCTGATCGTCGCCGCGGCCGTTGCGACCTTCCTGACGCGTGTCGGCGGCTACATCCTGATCACCCAGATGAAGCAGATCCCGCCGCGGCTGGAGGCGGCGCTGAACGCCGTTCCGGCAGCCGTTCTCACCACGCTCGTCGCGCCGGCCTTCGTTTATGGCGGGCTCGACGTCACGATCGCTATGTTCATCGCCTTTGCCATCGCGCTCGGGCTGAACCTCTCGACGCTGCGCATGCTTGTCATCGGCTGGGTCGTAGTGATGGTGATCCGCCACCTGGTGATGTAG
- a CDS encoding aminopeptidase P family protein, with amino-acid sequence MFQSFEVTSTPQFGKERTEALRASFAALGIDGFLVPRADEFQGEYVPASSERLSWLTGFTGSAGVALITQREAVVFVDGRYVTQLKEQVDGAVFTGGDLIGEPPHLWLENHGTKGFKLGIDPWVHTGAEVRRLEKALATLGGSLVFLDHNPLDRIWTDRPAAPLGKVTIQPIEHAGTLAKDKIATIAAGLSKAGAEAVVLTDPSSVAWTFNIRGSDVPHTPHPLARAIIHADGRAEIFLDKRKTGIEQEAYLTQIAEIAAPSTFDDRLAALGTAGASVMIDPDLASFAISELVRAKGGKIVEAVDPARLPRAQKNTAEIEGSTRAHLQDGAAMVEFLAWLDGQQPGTVTEIAATNQLEAARTTVGERMQNPLKDISFDTISGAGAHAAIMHYRVNTATDQAIEAGTMFLIDSGAQYINGTTDITRTVAIGAVPEEQKRFFTLVLKGMIAISTARFPKGSRGVDLDPLARIALWKAGADYAHGTGHGVGSYLSVHEGPQRIARLSTQELLPGMILSNEPGYYRPGAFGIRIENLIVVQPATMVDGGDLPMFGFDTITYCPIDRRLVLPALLTDEELAWFNAYHAETREKLMPLLASDETRAWLKAATEAVSR; translated from the coding sequence ATGTTTCAGTCTTTTGAAGTCACCTCCACGCCACAGTTCGGCAAGGAGCGCACCGAAGCCCTGCGCGCGTCCTTCGCGGCCCTCGGCATCGACGGCTTTCTCGTGCCGCGCGCCGACGAGTTCCAGGGCGAGTACGTGCCGGCCTCGTCCGAGCGCCTGTCCTGGCTGACTGGCTTCACCGGTTCGGCCGGCGTCGCCCTCATCACGCAACGTGAAGCCGTCGTCTTCGTCGATGGCCGCTACGTCACCCAATTGAAGGAACAGGTCGATGGCGCGGTCTTTACCGGTGGCGACCTCATCGGCGAGCCGCCGCATCTCTGGCTGGAAAACCATGGAACCAAGGGCTTCAAGCTCGGCATCGATCCCTGGGTGCACACCGGTGCGGAAGTCCGCCGGCTGGAAAAGGCGCTCGCCACCCTCGGCGGTTCGCTCGTCTTCCTCGATCACAACCCGCTCGACAGGATCTGGACGGACCGTCCGGCTGCCCCGCTCGGCAAGGTGACGATCCAGCCGATCGAGCATGCGGGCACGCTCGCCAAGGACAAGATCGCGACGATCGCAGCCGGCCTTTCCAAGGCGGGCGCCGAAGCCGTCGTGCTGACCGACCCCTCCTCCGTCGCCTGGACCTTCAACATCCGCGGCTCCGACGTGCCGCACACGCCGCATCCGCTCGCGCGTGCGATCATCCACGCCGACGGCCGCGCCGAGATCTTCCTCGACAAGCGCAAGACCGGCATCGAACAGGAAGCCTATCTCACCCAGATCGCCGAGATCGCGGCACCGTCGACCTTCGACGATCGCTTGGCCGCGCTCGGCACTGCCGGCGCGTCCGTCATGATCGATCCGGACCTCGCGTCCTTTGCCATTTCCGAGCTGGTCCGCGCCAAGGGCGGCAAGATCGTCGAGGCGGTCGATCCCGCCCGCCTGCCCCGCGCCCAGAAGAACACGGCCGAAATCGAAGGCTCGACCCGCGCCCATCTGCAGGATGGCGCCGCCATGGTCGAGTTCCTCGCCTGGCTCGACGGCCAGCAGCCGGGCACGGTGACCGAGATCGCTGCTACCAACCAGCTGGAAGCGGCGCGCACCACCGTCGGCGAGCGCATGCAGAACCCGCTGAAGGACATCTCCTTCGACACGATCTCCGGCGCCGGCGCGCATGCAGCGATCATGCACTACCGCGTCAACACCGCCACCGACCAGGCGATCGAGGCGGGCACCATGTTCCTGATCGATTCCGGCGCGCAATACATCAACGGCACCACCGACATCACCCGCACGGTCGCCATCGGCGCGGTGCCGGAAGAGCAGAAGCGCTTCTTCACCCTGGTACTGAAGGGCATGATCGCGATCAGCACGGCCCGCTTCCCTAAGGGCTCGCGCGGCGTCGATCTTGATCCCTTGGCGCGCATCGCGCTCTGGAAGGCGGGCGCCGACTATGCCCACGGCACCGGCCACGGCGTCGGCTCCTATCTCTCGGTGCATGAGGGGCCGCAGCGCATCGCCCGTCTTTCGACGCAGGAACTGCTGCCCGGCATGATCCTCTCCAACGAGCCCGGCTACTACCGCCCCGGCGCCTTCGGCATCCGCATCGAAAACCTCATCGTCGTGCAGCCGGCAACGATGGTCGACGGTGGCGACCTGCCGATGTTCGGCTTCGACACGATCACCTACTGCCCGATCGACCGCCGCCTGGTGCTGCCGGCGCTGTTGACCGACGAGGAACTCGCCTGGTTCAACGCCTATCACGCCGAGACGCGCGAAAAGCTGATGCCGCTGCTGGCGAGCGACGAGACCCGCGCCTGGTTGAAGGCCGCAACGGAAGCGGTCTCACGCTGA
- a CDS encoding 50S ribosomal protein L11 methyltransferase, giving the protein MSEIRLFVTTTEKQAEAVLDRMSEVFGEEDYAIGTTEVDEKRDIWEASIYMMMVDEESVNERLTEALSENFAHLPIEREVLPDIDWIAKSLEGLAPVRAGRFVVHGSHDRDKVKTGEIAIEIDAGQAFGTGHHGTTAGCLEVLATVARTRTVRNVLDLGTGSGVLAIAAWKLMHVPVLATDIDPIATRVAEENARVNGVVTGMTFATAPGFHSTAFSTNGPFDLIIANILARPLMKMAPQLVANLAPGGSVILSGILAEQRWKVLAHYNGQHLRHVRTIWRNGWVTIHLEK; this is encoded by the coding sequence TTGAGCGAGATCAGACTTTTCGTCACCACCACCGAGAAGCAGGCGGAAGCCGTGCTCGACCGCATGAGCGAGGTCTTCGGCGAAGAGGACTATGCCATCGGCACGACGGAAGTCGACGAGAAGCGCGACATCTGGGAAGCCTCGATCTACATGATGATGGTCGACGAGGAGAGCGTGAACGAGCGTCTCACCGAGGCCCTCTCCGAAAACTTCGCCCATCTGCCGATCGAGCGCGAAGTGCTGCCGGATATCGACTGGATCGCCAAGTCGCTCGAGGGTCTGGCGCCGGTGCGCGCCGGCCGCTTCGTCGTGCATGGGTCGCATGACCGCGACAAGGTCAAGACCGGCGAGATCGCCATCGAGATCGACGCCGGCCAGGCCTTCGGCACCGGCCACCACGGAACGACTGCCGGCTGCCTCGAAGTGCTGGCCACCGTCGCGCGCACCCGCACCGTTCGCAACGTGCTCGATCTTGGCACCGGCAGCGGCGTGCTGGCGATTGCCGCCTGGAAGCTGATGCACGTGCCGGTGCTTGCCACCGACATCGACCCGATCGCCACCCGCGTCGCCGAGGAGAACGCCCGCGTCAACGGCGTCGTCACCGGCATGACTTTTGCGACAGCACCCGGCTTCCACTCGACAGCCTTCAGCACCAACGGCCCGTTCGATCTCATCATCGCCAACATCCTCGCCCGCCCCTTGATGAAGATGGCGCCGCAACTCGTCGCCAACCTTGCCCCCGGCGGCTCGGTGATCCTGTCCGGCATTCTCGCCGAACAGCGCTGGAAGGTGCTTGCCCACTACAACGGCCAGCACCTACGCCACGTGCGCACCATCTGGCGCAACGGCTGGGTGACGATTCACCTGGAGAAGTGA